One window of Fusarium keratoplasticum isolate Fu6.1 chromosome 2, whole genome shotgun sequence genomic DNA carries:
- a CDS encoding Asparaginase: protein MLPSFVNAARVLALGALLVPAVQADFDAGLEWISTNKSLPKVVIYSARGTILSASNYSRLDNVNYGSGVGPTPQQLIGNVSEVLDVAQLAVVNFNVSGGSSGLNSSLYLNISQHANRQLCDPDSDIVGAIMFHGTNTLEETAFGVDLTFNCSKPFIATGAMRPDTYVSPDGRSNFYQAVAAAVSPASRNRGGLIAFNDRITSIFYSTKLNANTPDTFKSLEQGNLGAFLGGQPFYYFGPAYPTGRPYFDVTNTTELPSVAIFFGHQGFDASLMYAAVANGAKGLVVMGPGAASLSPGAREAAAELFKKGIPTVAVARPTTGTGVPSINPGPVFFSSYVGAEQARVMLQLAINAGLSLDEIRDLFETPLREAVYAPWANQLAYY from the exons ATGCTGCCTTCTTTTGTTAACGCCGCTCGGGTTTTAGCCCTTGGAGCTCTCCTGGTTCCCGCCGTCCAGGCCGACTTTGACGCTGGCCTAGAATGGATCTCTACAAACAAGTCTTTGCCGAAAGTCGT CATCTATAGCGCTAGAGGCACCATCCTCTCCGCATCAAACTATAGCCGACTTGACAATGTCAACTACGGTTCCGGAGTTGGGCCCACGCCACAGCAGCTGATCGGCAACGTTTCAGAGGTTCTGGATGTCGCCCAGTTGGCAGTTGTCAACTTCAACGTCTCCGGTGGCAGCTCGGGCTTGAACTCGTCGCTCTATCTCAACATTAGCCAGCACGCCAACCGACAGCTATGTGACCCAGACTCGGATATTGTTGGTGCCATCATGTTTCACGGCACAAACACTCTTGAAGAGACG GCCTTTGGAGTTGATCTTACCTTCAACTGCTCCAAGCCATTCATTGCTACTGGTGCCATGCGCCCAGACACTTACGTCTCTCCTGACGGACGTTCAAACTTTTACCAggccgtcgctgctgctgtctcCCCCGCATCACGCAACCGCGGAGGTTTGATTGCTTTCAATGACCG AATTACCTCGATATTCTACTCCACAAAGCTTAATGCCAACACTCCAGATACCTTCAAGTCCTTGGAACAGGGCAATCTGGGAGCGTTCTTGGGCGGCCAGCCATTCTACTACTTCGGCCCAGCTTATCCAACTGGTCGGCCTTATTTCGACGTTACCAACACGACTGAACTGCCTTCTGTTGCCATTTTCTTCGGACACC AGGGCTTTGATGCTTCGCTGATGTACGCAGCTGTTGCTAACGGCGCCAA GGGTCTGGTTGTCATGGGCCCTGGAGCAGCTTCCCTCAGCCCCGGTGCCCGAGAAGCTGCCGCGGAActcttcaagaagggcaTCCCAACCGTTGCTGTCGCCCGACCTACCACAGGAACTGGCGTGCCATCTATTAATCCTGGCCCCGT TTTCTTCTCAAGCTATGTTGGTGCTGAGCAGGCCCGTGTGATGCTCCAGCTTGCAATCAACGCCGGACTTAGCCTCGACGAGATTCGGGATTTGTTTGAAACCCCTTTGAGAGAAGCGGTTTACGCCCCTTGGGCTAATCAGCTAGCCTATTACTAG
- a CDS encoding Zn(2)-C6 fungal-type domain-containing protein, which produces MAGVPSSKGCRACVRQKKKCDQVKPVCARCARLKIACIGSGEQKWKFKPVSFQPVAFQPAVVEEIPKKPRRSIKVSVPPVPENIITSIAGRFIAALEVSDIRYSLSSYGDFLEHIPRRLGRSEALDASVKALVSAFPYHYTRHLPQDALANYIDALKALRICLNCPDKRLAPETLSAIYIIMICQGWIGRSDDYVRSHGEILAHLASSAIVQNWKDTFELQLLETLFVPLILEAMVNPAITMESWFLLVDYCIPQASFEKAHGLRIPSVEAQKLIRMPVFFHSPMLYIDEIKSAYQEMQQDLPGIRQYLANLDRNESARGNRAKLSHKFRVVHALLLTLAIPLNSLLRTLYPNDEVLFQEAIALTNEFIMLAQHASQHRPLGATYIPPCLAGVWAITDSLHVQQAELQRLMEEYQPDSPLINWMEQAVWLKASHKTLLDQVAGRASSEGSWDGHLSMVHCMAGFGPSGSCLFA; this is translated from the exons ATGGCAGGCGTCCCGTCTAGCAAAGGCTGCAGGGCCTGTGTCCGACAGAAGAAAAAG TGTGATCAGGTCAAGCCAGTTTGCGCCAGATGCGCCAGACTCAAGATTGCCTGTATCGGCTCTGGCGAGCAAAAGTGGAAGTTCAAGCCAGTGTCCTTTCAACCAGTGGCTTTCCAACCGGCCGTCGTTGAGGAAATCCCCAAGAAACCGAGAAGATCCATCAAAGTCTCGGTCCCACCAGTTCCGGAGAACATCATCACGAGCATCGCAGGAAGGTTCATCGCGGCTCTCGAAGTATCAGATATTAGGTACAGCCTCAGCAGTTATGGCGACTTTCTCGAGCATATCCCCCGGCGGCTTGGTCGGAGTGAGGCCCTCGACGCATCAGTCAAGGCTTTGGTCAGCGCATTTCCGTATCACTACACACGACATCTACCACAGGACGCTTTAGCCAACTACATCGACGCTTTGAAGGCTTTGAGGATATGTCTCAACTGTCCAGACAAGAGACTGGCCCCCGAGACACTATCCGCTATTTACATCATCATGATTTGCCAG GGCTGGATAGGGCGCTCTGATGACTATGTTAGAAGCCATGGGGAAATCTTGGCCCACCTGGCAAGTTCTGCCATCGTGCAAAACTGGAAAGATACGTTTGAGTTGCAGCTCCTCGAAACCCTGTTTGTACCGCTG ATCCTCGAGGCAATGGTCAATCCAGCTATCACGATGGAATCCTGGTTTCTACTCGTCGACTACTGCATACCACAAGCATCATTCGAGAAGGCCCACGGACTGCGAATCCCAAGTGTGGAAGCGCAAAAGTTGATTCGAATGCCTGTCTTCTTCCATAGCCCTATGCTCTACATCGACGAGATAAAGTCGGCGTACCAGGAGATGCAACAAGATCTGCCTGGCATCCGCCAATAccttgccaacctcgatCGGAACGAATCTGCGCGAGGGAATCGGGCCAAGTTGTCCCACAAGTTTCGAGTTGTACATGCTTTGCTTCTCACTCTGGCAATTCCGTTAAATAGTCTTCTACGGACACTTTACCCAAATGATGAAGTGTTGTTTCAAGAAGCAATCGCATTGACCAACGAGTTCATCATGTTGGCGCAACACGCTTCTCAGCACCGGCCACTTGGTGCCACCTATATCCCTCCCTGCCTAGCGGGCGTG TGGGCGATAACAGATTCTTTGCATGTGCAGCAGGCCGAGCTACAAAGGTTGATGGAAGAATATCAGCCGGATTCACCACTTATAAACTGGATGGAGCAGGCAGTGTGGCTCAAGGCATCACATAAAACGCTACTCGACCAAGTAGCTGGGAGAGCGAGCAGTGAGGGTAGCTGGGATGGCCATTTATCAAT